One stretch of Ipomoea triloba cultivar NCNSP0323 chromosome 8, ASM357664v1 DNA includes these proteins:
- the LOC116027034 gene encoding proteoglycan 4-like, with translation MPLVSVKQEPIDDEHEKLPVPDKNLPVPDNVNPESAVVYGPHQLEPPASLFTKLNLFNIMDEHRRSTSLTNRLSIPLNIPQNTKLTQDQVLSLPSPQTTQAKNPEHQNPENPLPIQSENSHTDETRSEPQSKPNPETTPTIPIDDSLLDFEFETGNPPELQVAEPTDEEDNLPLSQVKKNQANANGKKKIQEEHVDKNPVAKIQVFPSPVTRRKTRSSTTQQEKETPTPARKTKRKQPIAEQPVPVETTTSKKRKKSTTQTQQPESQPDVSAVTPLEVITPQFLSDEYAARWDSTNKRKILSERYLDVEKFKSQCQLMPVFEKLNLVKSVTTQTSYPPIAIKEFYANLLKTIKEAGSHVYGRVWLRDNEYNFDTRTINLYLGIDASDIEDPIIGANTITKVITGGTYSYWPAETNMLPAKSLTTKYAILHKLAMTNWMPNEHR, from the coding sequence ATGCCCTTAGTCTCTGTAAAACAAGAACCAATAGATGATGAACATGAAAAATTGCCTGTTCCTGATAAAAATCTACCCGTACCTGATAATGTCAATCCAGAGTCTGCTGTAGTATATGGTCCTCACCAACTTGAACCTCCTGCTTCCCTTTTCACCAAACTCAACCTCTTTAACATCATGGATGAACACAGAAGATCAACCTCTCTCACAAATAGACTGTCTATTCCCCTGAATATCCCACAAAACACAAAACTCACACAAGATCAAGTTCTGTCTCTGCCCTCACCACAAACCACACAAGCAAAAAACCCTGAGCATCAAAATCCTGAAAATCCTCTCCCCATCCAGTCAGAAAACTCTCATACTGATGAAACTAGGTCTGAACCTCAATCTAAACCAAATCCTGAAACAACACCTACCATCCCCATTGATGATTCTCTATTAGACTTTGAGTTTGAAACAGGAAATCCTCCAGAATTACAAGTTGCAGAACCAACTGATGAAGAAGACAATCTGCCTTTGTCCCAAGTGAAGAAGAACCAAGCGAATGCTaatgggaagaagaagattCAAGAAGAACATGTGGACAAAAATCCTGTGGCAAAAATTCAAGTTTTTCCCTCCCCTGTCACCAGGCGAAAAACCAGGTCATCCACAACACAACAGGAGAAGGAAACCCCCACACCAGCTCGAAAAACTAAGAGAAAACAGCCAATTGCTGAACAACCTGTCCCTGTGGAAACCACGACTagtaagaagagaaagaagagcACCACTCAAACTCAGCAACCTGAAAGCCAGCCGGATGTCTCTGCCGTAACACCTCTTGAAGTAATCACCCCTCAATTCTTATCTGATGAGTATGCAGCAAGATGGGACTCaacaaacaaaaggaaaatcctGAGCGAAAGGTATCTTGATGTTGAAAAGTTCAAGTCTCAGTGTCAACTTATGCCAGTGTTTGAGAAGTTAAACCTTGTCAAGTCTGTAACAACTCAGACGAGCTATCCACCTATCGCCATCAAGGAATTTTATGCAAACCTTCTGAAGACTATCAAGGAAGCTGGCTCACATGTTTATGGACGTGTTTGGCTGAGGGATAACGAATACAATTTTGACACACGTACCATCAATCTGTATCTGGGCATAGATGCAAGTGACATTGAGGACCCTATTATTGGTGCGAACACAATCACAAAAGTCATTACAGGAGGAACATACAGCTATTGGCCTGCTGAAACCAACATGTTGCCAGCCAAATCTCTCACAACAAAATATGCTATTCTGCACAAACTAGCCATGACAAATTGGATGCCAAATGAACACCGATGA